The Kineothrix sp. MB12-C1 genome includes a window with the following:
- a CDS encoding HAMP domain-containing sensor histidine kinase: MKRKHSILRTVVLRFIGYFLGIEIVISVLEDIFSALVYGAERDFPYDGIPGIAVGMEPYQVALIILWGLVQLAVYCVGIALFARSISRKVSYPAGRMAEGFREVSSGNLNISLDFETETEFKEMRDAFNHMTRKLKDYEEKRMTMENERMRLFSHIAHDLKTPMTTITGYAGALASGMVDDADKQREYHMAIKAKSDQMNALVDQLLSYSKLGAPQYRMNLVPADIAELLRVACASLFGEIESKQMELTLRLPEEPVYYKMDSLEMSRAIGNLLTNAIRHNPAGSLLAVSLTEESEHIIIQIADSGATIPKAIAGNLFEPFISGNDSRSSGSGTGLGLAIVKKIVEQHSGQVFVSDTLAPYTKMFVLRLPRNKNGGGRYVQ, encoded by the coding sequence ATGAAGCGAAAACACAGTATATTAAGAACCGTTGTGCTTAGGTTCATCGGCTATTTTCTCGGAATTGAGATTGTCATATCTGTATTAGAAGACATATTCAGTGCGCTTGTGTATGGCGCTGAAAGAGATTTCCCTTATGACGGAATCCCCGGTATAGCGGTGGGGATGGAGCCGTACCAAGTTGCACTTATCATTTTATGGGGGCTGGTGCAGTTGGCAGTATACTGTGTGGGAATTGCCCTTTTTGCGCGCAGTATAAGCCGCAAAGTTTCTTATCCGGCCGGGCGCATGGCAGAAGGATTTAGGGAGGTTTCAAGCGGCAATTTGAACATTTCGCTGGATTTTGAAACGGAGACCGAGTTCAAAGAAATGCGAGATGCCTTCAACCACATGACACGTAAGCTCAAAGACTACGAAGAAAAACGTATGACTATGGAAAACGAACGAATGCGTCTTTTCTCGCATATCGCCCATGATCTGAAAACTCCGATGACGACGATTACGGGATATGCCGGCGCTCTGGCAAGCGGCATGGTGGATGATGCGGATAAACAGCGGGAGTACCATATGGCAATTAAAGCAAAATCAGACCAAATGAACGCATTGGTTGACCAACTGCTTTCTTATTCCAAACTTGGCGCACCGCAATATCGAATGAATTTAGTTCCAGCCGATATAGCGGAACTGCTTCGTGTAGCTTGTGCCTCCCTCTTCGGCGAGATTGAGAGTAAGCAGATGGAACTTACCCTGCGGCTGCCGGAAGAACCTGTATATTACAAAATGGATTCGCTGGAAATGAGCCGCGCCATCGGCAATCTTCTTACAAACGCGATTCGCCATAATCCCGCGGGCAGTCTGTTGGCTGTGAGCCTGACGGAAGAATCGGAGCATATCATAATTCAGATTGCGGACAGCGGTGCGACTATTCCTAAAGCAATCGCTGGGAATTTGTTCGAACCCTTTATTTCCGGCAATGATTCAAGAAGTTCAGGCAGCGGAACCGGACTGGGGCTTGCCATTGTGAAAAAGATTGTGGAACAGCATTCCGGCCAGGTCTTTGTGTCGGACACACTTGCGCCCTACACAAAGATGTTTGTTTTGCGCTTGCCTAGAAATAAAAATGGAGGAGGTAGATATGTACAGTAA
- a CDS encoding ABC transporter permease, whose amino-acid sequence MYSNLIKNDIRKSKLITATITAFILIAAMLTALAVSLSVNLVGAIDHILLSAKAIHFIQMHTGDVDMEQLRNFAEDQEAVEDYQVLPFLNIDGAEIVIGDNTLADSVQDNGFSIQSERFDFLLDLNNEIIRPTNGEIYFPIYYMQEGNAKPGDKVTIHGVDFTLAGFLRDSTMNAALVSSKRFLVSEADLEKIREFGQLEQLIEFRLRDGVSYANFETAYFDAGLPANGPPAIIHTQIRLMNGLTDGIMIGVLALIVILVIIVTFLCIRFTLLAKIEEDYREIGVLKAVGMRLSDIKKLYLSKYGVIAGIACVLGFLLSVPISGPFMQNIRLYMGESDRQTLLLGLLCGFVGTAAIYGVVLLYVNGVLRRFRKISAAQAVRFGAPREKSKSVRGFRLSNNRLFPRNVFLGVKDILTRKKLYVTMLTVLIISSFVMIVPQNIYNTISAKSFITYMGMGICDATLYIKPTQAKDVTQKGAEAANLLATDANVEKYAMITTKMFDMKANDGSMQKLRVSLGDHTTYPITYSQGTVPRTESEIAISTLYADDLAKTIGDEIVLTVDGAEKRLTVSGVYSDITNGGRTAQAIFATNSGDILSISIPVTFRAGADAEEIIAQYNKQLPFAKAYGVEENIDQMLGPMINSIKMASYAAIGVTVLLTVLVTMLFMKMLVAKDRYSIAILKSMGFTSEGIRGQYMTRSVIVLVLGVIIGTIMANTLGEYVGVAIVSAFGATTFNFVVNPFFAYMVSPLLIATCVCIATLLGVSDIRSLKVFEHIKEA is encoded by the coding sequence ATGTACAGTAATCTCATTAAAAATGACATACGCAAAAGCAAGCTGATTACCGCAACAATCACAGCATTTATCCTGATTGCGGCTATGCTCACCGCCTTGGCAGTTTCTCTAAGCGTGAATTTAGTAGGTGCTATTGATCATATACTGCTTTCGGCAAAGGCGATTCATTTTATACAGATGCACACCGGCGATGTGGATATGGAACAACTTCGGAACTTCGCCGAAGACCAAGAGGCTGTGGAGGATTATCAGGTACTGCCGTTTCTCAACATCGACGGCGCCGAAATTGTAATAGGAGACAATACCCTTGCCGATAGTGTACAGGACAACGGTTTTTCCATACAGAGTGAAAGATTTGATTTCCTGCTCGACTTAAACAACGAAATCATCCGTCCCACAAACGGCGAAATCTATTTCCCCATTTACTATATGCAGGAGGGTAACGCGAAGCCCGGCGACAAGGTTACTATTCATGGCGTGGATTTTACCTTGGCGGGATTCTTACGGGATTCCACAATGAACGCGGCGCTCGTATCCTCCAAACGATTCCTTGTGAGTGAAGCTGACCTTGAAAAAATCCGAGAGTTCGGGCAATTGGAACAGCTCATAGAGTTCCGGTTAAGGGACGGCGTTTCTTACGCGAATTTTGAGACTGCCTATTTCGATGCGGGACTTCCGGCAAACGGTCCGCCAGCTATCATACACACGCAAATAAGGCTGATGAACGGTCTTACGGACGGCATCATGATAGGCGTACTGGCGCTGATTGTCATACTGGTAATTATCGTTACATTTTTGTGCATCCGCTTTACGCTACTGGCGAAAATCGAGGAGGATTACAGGGAAATTGGCGTGTTAAAGGCCGTTGGGATGCGGCTGAGCGACATCAAAAAACTCTACCTCTCAAAATATGGTGTCATCGCCGGAATAGCCTGTGTACTCGGATTCCTGCTTTCTGTTCCGATTTCGGGCCCATTCATGCAAAACATTCGCCTATACATGGGAGAAAGCGACCGTCAGACACTTCTATTGGGCTTGCTTTGTGGATTTGTCGGTACGGCGGCAATTTACGGCGTAGTTTTGCTGTATGTAAACGGAGTGTTGCGGCGCTTTCGGAAAATATCGGCGGCGCAGGCGGTTAGGTTCGGCGCGCCCCGGGAAAAATCAAAATCGGTGAGAGGCTTCCGGCTGAGTAACAACCGGCTCTTTCCTCGGAATGTATTTCTCGGAGTCAAGGATATTCTTACCCGTAAAAAACTCTATGTGACCATGTTGACGGTGCTGATTATCTCGTCTTTCGTTATGATTGTACCACAAAACATCTATAATACGATTTCGGCAAAGAGCTTTATCACCTACATGGGCATGGGGATATGCGACGCCACTTTATATATCAAGCCAACACAGGCAAAGGACGTCACCCAAAAGGGCGCGGAAGCAGCAAATTTATTGGCAACAGACGCGAACGTGGAAAAATACGCAATGATAACTACCAAAATGTTCGATATGAAAGCAAATGACGGCTCCATGCAGAAGCTGAGAGTGAGCTTGGGCGACCATACAACCTATCCCATTACCTATTCTCAGGGAACGGTTCCACGGACAGAATCGGAAATCGCGATTTCCACCTTGTACGCAGACGACCTCGCAAAAACCATTGGTGATGAAATTGTTCTAACGGTTGACGGCGCTGAGAAACGACTGACGGTCAGCGGGGTTTACTCTGACATTACCAACGGCGGTAGGACGGCGCAAGCTATTTTTGCAACTAATTCCGGGGATATTTTATCGATCAGTATTCCAGTTACCTTCCGTGCGGGTGCGGACGCTGAAGAAATCATAGCGCAGTATAACAAGCAATTACCTTTCGCTAAAGCCTACGGTGTTGAGGAAAATATCGATCAGATGTTAGGCCCTATGATAAACTCAATTAAGATGGCTTCCTACGCCGCAATAGGGGTAACAGTTCTGCTCACCGTACTGGTCACAATGTTGTTTATGAAGATGTTGGTAGCCAAAGACCGCTATTCCATCGCGATTCTGAAATCAATGGGCTTTACAAGCGAGGGTATTCGCGGGCAATATATGACACGCTCTGTCATTGTGCTGGTGCTGGGAGTTATCATCGGAACGATAATGGCCAACACGCTCGGCGAGTACGTTGGCGTTGCGATCGTATCCGCATTCGGCGCAACTACTTTCAATTTCGTGGTCAACCCTTTCTTCGCCTACATGGTTTCCCCGCTGTTGATTGCGACGTGTGTGTGTATCGCCACATTGCTGGGAGTATCAGATATTCGCTCACTCAAGGTTTTCGAACACATTAAGGAGGCATAG
- a CDS encoding HDIG domain-containing metalloprotein, translating into MKIENELFNTITEHLMFNEKPSDYLNQLFDSEDFKQWPFSMLRRLRDTEQSKIHHPEGNVWNHTMLVLDEAAAVRENSSDPKAFMWAVLLHDIGKPDTTRIKGEKITAYNHDNVGADLSKQFLEAVTSEQDFIIKVCLLVKYHMHMLYILKDLPFSDKEGLISSVDINDIALLGYCDRLGRKAVNRNEVMKEYRRFYSILETMAK; encoded by the coding sequence ATGAAAATAGAAAATGAATTATTTAATACAATAACGGAACACTTGATGTTTAACGAGAAACCTTCTGATTATCTAAATCAGTTATTCGATTCAGAGGATTTTAAGCAGTGGCCTTTTTCCATGTTGAGGAGGTTAAGGGACACAGAGCAATCAAAAATCCACCACCCCGAGGGAAATGTCTGGAATCATACAATGCTGGTATTGGATGAGGCTGCCGCGGTGAGAGAAAACAGCAGTGATCCAAAAGCATTCATGTGGGCAGTTTTACTGCATGATATAGGGAAACCGGATACCACCAGAATAAAAGGGGAAAAGATTACTGCCTACAATCACGATAATGTAGGTGCTGATTTATCAAAACAATTTCTGGAGGCAGTTACATCTGAACAAGATTTCATTATAAAGGTATGTCTGTTGGTTAAATATCACATGCATATGCTTTATATTTTAAAAGATCTCCCGTTTAGTGATAAAGAGGGATTGATTTCAAGTGTTGATATTAATGATATAGCCTTATTAGGGTATTGTGACCGATTAGGACGGAAGGCCGTTAACCGCAATGAGGTTATGAAGGAATATCGAAGATTTTATTCGATACTGGAAACTATGGCGAAATAA
- a CDS encoding response regulator transcription factor gives MNQTILIVDDEKEIRELLRLYIEKDGYSVMQAENGLEALKQADSAQIDLAIIDIMMPELDGYQLIKALRERGNLPIIVVSAKTENHEKILGLDLGADDYVTKPFDPLEVLARIRARLRRHGEQTADFAAALLKVGGLMLDTSACTLRSDNESIQLTATEFNMMKLFMQSPGRVFTKQQIYDAAWQETVTVDDNTVMVAISKLRGKLPGDCAVSIGTVRGLGYRLEA, from the coding sequence GTGAACCAAACCATTCTGATTGTGGATGACGAAAAAGAAATCCGTGAGCTTCTGCGGCTGTATATAGAAAAGGACGGGTATTCTGTGATGCAGGCCGAAAACGGATTAGAGGCGCTTAAACAGGCCGACTCAGCGCAAATTGATCTGGCAATCATCGACATTATGATGCCGGAGCTTGACGGCTACCAGCTTATCAAAGCCTTGCGGGAACGTGGGAATCTTCCCATTATCGTCGTGAGCGCTAAAACAGAAAACCATGAAAAAATCTTGGGTCTCGACCTCGGGGCGGATGATTATGTAACAAAACCTTTTGACCCTCTGGAGGTGCTTGCCCGAATTAGAGCCAGACTGCGCCGCCATGGCGAGCAGACGGCGGATTTCGCCGCGGCTTTGTTGAAAGTGGGTGGTTTGATGCTCGATACTTCTGCTTGTACTTTGCGATCCGACAACGAAAGCATACAGCTTACAGCAACAGAATTTAACATGATGAAGCTATTTATGCAAAGTCCCGGCCGTGTGTTTACCAAACAGCAGATTTATGATGCCGCATGGCAGGAAACGGTCACCGTTGATGACAATACGGTGATGGTCGCCATCAGCAAGCTGCGAGGCAAGCTTCCCGGCGATTGTGCGGTGTCCATCGGGACAGTCCGAGGGCTGGGGTATAGGTTGGAGGCGTAA
- a CDS encoding effector binding domain-containing protein, which produces MLRYYEQNGLIKSMRKEGYSYRVYDEANLKRLQQVIVLRKLQIPIKQICIILNNPNASEVVDVFKKNIQELDSEITALSTIKIILDKFVIEIEEIANLNLDLDFISADSVLEMTRSLSLVQKNVKESITMSHLLKAADVLNKLENVRVVYLPPMTVASFYFSGENSEEKAWQAMTDFVKQNNLIDAKPDLRVFKIAHQNATGNNFGDEVWVSIPDTLAVPSAFHKKRFLGGQYAAHVLDNNGFEVALGLQDWINESEKYQYDFDGNLIRVDPPMNEIDSFGGMHLDLYEVLNFNNFQKSDFENQIDYLTPIKDYIISEEILEEIPGSKEKCGFKASIISKNKFRILGFTKIIRGDESVEGFIEEVRRDGRLDILNNFRKPGSPILGFGSHDLDSQMQGGWRYTICLAESDIIDLKAFMQHNLYIEKIDASRWLIFEYTKADIFDDHAVCPKLGYTWNGIISGSFTATPDGRIWKPNPRDEAEMTSVVYGWYPIK; this is translated from the coding sequence ATGCTCCGTTATTATGAACAAAATGGTCTTATTAAAAGCATGAGGAAAGAGGGATACTCGTATAGGGTTTATGACGAAGCAAACCTCAAACGCTTACAGCAGGTTATTGTTCTGCGTAAACTGCAAATTCCGATAAAACAGATTTGTATTATCCTGAACAATCCTAATGCCAGCGAGGTAGTTGACGTTTTCAAGAAAAATATACAGGAATTGGATAGCGAGATTACCGCTTTATCGACCATAAAAATAATCTTGGATAAATTTGTAATTGAGATTGAGGAAATAGCTAACCTTAATTTGGACCTGGACTTCATCAGTGCTGATTCTGTATTGGAAATGACTCGCTCCCTCTCCTTAGTCCAAAAAAATGTTAAGGAGAGTATTACTATGAGCCATTTATTAAAAGCGGCAGATGTTTTGAACAAATTGGAAAATGTACGGGTTGTATATCTTCCGCCAATGACCGTTGCGTCTTTCTATTTCTCGGGAGAAAATTCCGAAGAAAAGGCGTGGCAAGCAATGACTGACTTTGTTAAGCAAAACAATTTAATAGACGCAAAGCCTGATTTAAGGGTTTTTAAGATTGCACATCAAAACGCAACAGGTAATAATTTTGGAGATGAGGTGTGGGTTTCGATTCCTGATACATTAGCTGTTCCATCTGCCTTTCATAAAAAACGATTCCTTGGTGGACAGTATGCAGCTCATGTTTTGGATAACAACGGCTTTGAAGTTGCGTTAGGGTTGCAAGACTGGATCAACGAAAGTGAAAAGTATCAATATGACTTTGACGGAAATTTAATTCGTGTTGACCCACCAATGAATGAAATTGACAGCTTTGGGGGCATGCATCTTGATTTGTACGAGGTTCTAAATTTCAATAATTTTCAAAAGTCCGATTTTGAAAATCAAATTGACTATCTGACACCGATAAAAGATTATATTATATCGGAAGAAATATTAGAGGAGATACCTGGAAGTAAGGAAAAGTGTGGATTTAAGGCAAGCATCATTTCAAAAAACAAATTTAGAATTCTGGGATTTACAAAAATCATAAGGGGGGATGAGAGTGTTGAAGGATTTATTGAAGAGGTAAGGCGTGACGGCCGCTTGGACATCCTAAACAATTTCAGAAAGCCCGGTTCACCTATACTGGGCTTTGGCTCACATGACTTAGATTCCCAAATGCAGGGTGGGTGGCGTTATACTATTTGCCTTGCAGAATCGGATATTATCGATTTAAAAGCCTTCATGCAGCATAATTTATATATTGAAAAAATAGATGCTTCAAGATGGTTGATATTTGAGTACACAAAGGCAGATATCTTTGATGACCATGCCGTCTGCCCAAAGCTGGGATATACTTGGAACGGTATTATTTCGGGGTCATTTACAGCAACCCCTGACGGTAGGATATGGAAACCTAACCCAAGAGATGAGGCAGAAATGACAAGTGTCGTTTATGGTTGGTATCCAATTAAATGA
- a CDS encoding arsenate reductase ArsC, with protein MKKIAFICVHNSCRSQIAEALCRHFSGDVFDCYSAGTETKPQINQDAVRLMKELYGIDMERTQYSKILSDIPSVDIVITMGCNVECPFLPCEHREDWGLDDPTGKSDEEFIKIIKVIEAKVKGLSGFDL; from the coding sequence ATGAAAAAAATTGCTTTTATCTGTGTACATAATTCCTGTCGCTCGCAAATTGCAGAAGCCCTTTGCAGGCATTTTTCAGGAGATGTGTTTGATTGCTATTCAGCAGGAACAGAAACAAAGCCGCAGATCAATCAAGATGCTGTACGTCTTATGAAAGAACTTTATGGAATCGACATGGAAAGGACGCAGTACTCTAAGATTTTATCTGATATTCCGTCTGTAGATATTGTTATTACAATGGGCTGCAACGTAGAATGTCCCTTCCTACCCTGCGAACATCGTGAAGATTGGGGGCTTGATGATCCTACAGGAAAGAGTGACGAGGAATTTATTAAGATCATAAAGGTTATTGAGGCAAAGGTAAAGGGATTATCCGGATTCGACTTGTGA
- a CDS encoding ABC transporter ATP-binding protein: MENIITGRNIVKTFGRGVEQAKVLDRVNVEITKGEFVAVMGPSGSGKSTLLFALSGMDDISDGSVKFGDTELSKLREDELADVRRMKMGFIFQQPTMLKNLNLLDNIILPAARDGKKDAVVPTQRAKALMKKTGIDGLENRDTTEVSGGQLQRAGICRALINAPEILFADEPTGALNAKSAEEIMGLLVDINREGTAILLVTHDAKIAARADRILFTKDGSIVSELSLQKFSGKDMRSRTEKVLTQMAAVGI; the protein is encoded by the coding sequence ATGGAAAATATAATTACCGGAAGAAATATTGTAAAAACCTTTGGAAGGGGCGTTGAACAAGCAAAGGTGCTTGATAGAGTAAATGTTGAAATCACAAAAGGTGAATTTGTCGCCGTCATGGGACCGTCAGGCTCCGGGAAATCCACCCTGTTGTTCGCGCTTTCCGGTATGGATGATATATCGGACGGGTCGGTGAAGTTCGGCGATACTGAGCTCTCTAAGCTCCGGGAAGATGAGCTTGCGGATGTACGCCGGATGAAAATGGGCTTTATCTTTCAGCAGCCTACTATGTTGAAAAATCTGAACCTCTTGGATAACATCATCCTCCCAGCCGCTCGGGACGGCAAGAAGGATGCTGTGGTGCCCACGCAAAGGGCAAAGGCGCTGATGAAGAAAACAGGAATTGACGGGCTTGAGAACAGGGATACCACCGAGGTCTCGGGCGGGCAACTCCAGCGGGCCGGTATCTGCCGCGCACTGATAAACGCGCCGGAGATCCTCTTTGCCGACGAGCCGACAGGCGCGCTTAACGCCAAATCGGCCGAGGAAATCATGGGATTGCTGGTGGACATCAACAGGGAAGGCACCGCGATTCTGCTTGTGACCCACGATGCGAAAATTGCCGCCCGCGCCGATAGAATTTTGTTCACGAAAGACGGGAGTATCGTCTCCGAGCTTTCGCTGCAAAAGTTCAGCGGAAAGGATATGAGGTCAAGAACCGAAAAGGTACTCACACAGATGGCGGCTGTAGGGATTTAG
- a CDS encoding mechanosensitive ion channel family protein, whose amino-acid sequence MEYLEVLAALTTEERISIGVIEKFLQELPEKAWHLGTRVLLSVIVFMVGVQLIKVIRKIVKKSLVRGHADKGVIQFIDSFLKAALYAVLIITIASGFGLDAASILALLGSAGVAIGLAIQGSLSNFVGGVLILLIKPFKVGDYIKEDTNGNEGSVKEIELFYTKLITPDNKIIVLPNGTLANSSLTNVTACDKRRMDITVRIPYTADIKLAKEVLEQVLKNEEAVLKDQEHFAYANELGDAFVSIGVRCWFTMEDFWQGKWRVTENIKYALDEAGVSIFAPQMEITLKEKCE is encoded by the coding sequence ATGGAATATCTTGAGGTTTTGGCAGCGCTTACGACAGAGGAAAGGATCAGTATAGGAGTGATTGAGAAATTTTTACAGGAGCTTCCTGAAAAAGCATGGCATTTAGGAACAAGAGTATTACTGTCCGTTATTGTATTCATGGTGGGCGTACAGCTTATTAAAGTGATACGCAAGATAGTTAAGAAGTCTTTGGTGAGAGGGCATGCGGATAAAGGCGTTATACAGTTTATCGATTCCTTTTTAAAAGCGGCATTATATGCAGTGCTTATTATTACAATTGCCTCCGGATTTGGACTGGATGCTGCGAGTATTCTAGCCTTGCTCGGTTCTGCCGGTGTGGCAATCGGCCTTGCAATCCAAGGAAGTTTGTCCAATTTCGTGGGAGGGGTTCTTATCTTGCTTATTAAGCCCTTTAAAGTAGGAGATTATATTAAGGAAGATACGAACGGCAACGAAGGCAGTGTGAAAGAAATTGAGTTATTTTATACGAAGCTCATTACACCGGACAATAAAATAATTGTACTCCCTAACGGTACCCTCGCTAATTCCAGCTTAACGAATGTAACCGCATGTGATAAACGGCGAATGGATATTACGGTTAGAATTCCTTATACCGCAGATATTAAGTTAGCGAAAGAAGTTCTGGAGCAAGTGTTGAAAAATGAGGAAGCAGTATTGAAAGACCAAGAGCATTTTGCCTATGCCAATGAATTGGGAGATGCTTTTGTAAGCATCGGTGTAAGATGCTGGTTCACTATGGAAGATTTCTGGCAAGGGAAGTGGCGGGTTACAGAGAATATTAAATACGCACTCGATGAAGCCGGGGTTAGTATCTTCGCCCCTCAGATGGAAATAACGCTTAAGGAAAAGTGCGAATAA
- a CDS encoding nucleoside phosphorylase → MLLEEFDSNRNAVINAFDIIQPIKNIPPIAVSCFSRITFDRLLKELNGVPIASTGTANMDIPIYKVIYNGIEMALFMSYVGAPGCIAILVDVFAMGIEKIVLFGTCGVLDAGIKDCSIIIPNAAVRDEGTSFHYAPASDEIKVNIKYQDEFIEILNRHKCSYTVGKVWTTDGCYRETREKVNKRKENGCICVDMECSAVAALAGFREKEVFHFFYAADNLDNDEWDARSLANSANVLDKDRIALLAMELATKLM, encoded by the coding sequence ATGTTACTTGAAGAATTTGATTCCAATAGAAATGCGGTTATCAACGCATTTGATATAATTCAACCGATAAAAAATATTCCCCCAATTGCTGTTTCATGTTTTTCGCGAATAACATTCGATAGATTGCTCAAAGAACTGAATGGTGTTCCAATTGCTTCGACAGGAACGGCAAATATGGATATTCCCATATATAAAGTTATCTATAATGGAATCGAAATGGCATTGTTTATGTCATATGTCGGAGCGCCTGGTTGTATAGCTATTTTAGTAGATGTATTTGCTATGGGCATAGAAAAGATAGTGCTTTTTGGCACTTGTGGGGTATTGGATGCTGGAATAAAAGATTGCTCAATTATTATACCAAATGCTGCTGTGAGAGACGAGGGAACTAGCTTTCATTATGCTCCCGCATCGGATGAAATTAAAGTTAATATAAAGTATCAGGATGAATTTATTGAAATTTTAAACAGACATAAATGTTCATATACTGTGGGAAAAGTTTGGACTACGGATGGTTGTTATAGAGAGACCCGTGAAAAAGTAAATAAACGAAAAGAAAACGGTTGTATCTGTGTAGATATGGAATGTTCAGCGGTTGCTGCTTTGGCAGGTTTTAGAGAAAAAGAAGTATTCCATTTCTTTTATGCGGCAGATAACCTGGATAATGACGAATGGGATGCACGAAGTCTGGCAAATTCAGCAAATGTTTTGGATAAAGATAGAATTGCACTGTTAGCTATGGAGTTAGCCACCAAACTTATGTAG
- a CDS encoding CPBP family intramembrane glutamic endopeptidase, with amino-acid sequence MKTEKAKSIGKIILVFVLSVVIWRLTFILFDTQKFAYNVFRHIAAGLFLSFLICVLMIVMLHAERRTNSFSEKKAVSSHLKDLSFGFLCWIIPAVISIYAFVSAGQVVIVLQTESTTLILGLLALLVAVFFIEAFPEEITRGYLYSRLEAVFSPWAALLAQTFLFTLFAFLIGSLYSIDQWLFIPGFGFLLGYFRMLSGSIWFSMGFHVAMMTVTQSIGPMQKLIEVDGNFFVVRFLSFVLIPAISGSIILNLKKNHIPAS; translated from the coding sequence TTGAAAACTGAAAAGGCGAAGTCAATCGGAAAGATTATACTTGTTTTTGTCTTGTCGGTTGTAATATGGCGATTAACATTCATACTTTTCGATACTCAGAAATTTGCATATAATGTATTTCGGCACATTGCCGCAGGTCTCTTTCTTTCGTTTTTAATCTGTGTGCTTATGATTGTTATGCTTCACGCTGAGAGGAGAACAAACTCTTTTTCAGAGAAAAAGGCAGTTTCCAGTCATTTGAAAGACCTTAGTTTCGGTTTTCTGTGCTGGATAATTCCTGCTGTAATAAGCATATATGCTTTTGTATCGGCAGGGCAGGTTGTAATAGTTTTACAGACCGAATCAACCACTTTGATTTTGGGATTACTTGCCCTGCTCGTTGCAGTATTTTTCATAGAGGCTTTTCCTGAGGAAATTACAAGAGGTTATCTTTATTCTCGCCTGGAAGCTGTTTTTTCGCCTTGGGCAGCACTTCTGGCACAAACCTTCTTATTCACTTTGTTTGCTTTTTTGATAGGCTCACTATATTCAATAGACCAATGGCTCTTCATCCCTGGATTTGGATTTTTATTGGGATATTTTCGGATGTTGAGCGGAAGCATCTGGTTTTCAATGGGATTTCATGTTGCAATGATGACAGTTACCCAATCAATAGGCCCCATGCAGAAACTTATTGAGGTAGATGGGAATTTTTTTGTTGTAAGGTTTCTGTCTTTTGTGCTTATCCCTGCAATCAGCGGTTCCATTATTCTGAATTTGAAAAAGAACCATATTCCGGCATCCTGA